From Scytonema millei VB511283:
ACAGTGAACAGTTATCAGTGACCTGTTACCAGCGATTGGCGATTAGCGATCGATTAATTCGGAATTCCGCGTTTGCGAATTCCGAATTTTCCCCACACACCCCACTCCCATTCTTCACTGATAACTGATAACTGATAACTGTCAACTATCTTCACGCATGGCAAGTTCGTCATAGACTGCTAGGGTTTCTTGATGAACTCTAGTCGCCGTCAGACGTTCTATATTCTGTCGTGCTTTGTCTTTCCAAGCGTGGAGAATTGGCGGCTCGTTCAGTAATTGAGTCAGAGCAGCTGCTAAAGCATGACTATCTGCTACTGGGACTAAGATGCCTGCCTTCCCACCGTCCAAAGCTTCAGGAATGCCATCGACGTGAGTGGCAACAATAGCACATCCTGCTTCCCGCGCTTCTGGAATCACCAAAGGAGAGGGATCGCGGTGGGAAGCCAATACGAAAATGTCAGCAGCCATTAAATAGCGTTGCGGTTGTGGTTGAAACCGCTCGAAGTGGATGCGATCGCTCACAGGCGTGTTCCGTGCTTGAACTTCAAATAGTTCGCGATCGGGACCATCCCCAACTAAGTAAAGATGAGCTGTAGGAAAATCAACAGCAATTTGGGCAAAGGCAGCAATTAACTCTGCAATCCCCTTGCGTTTGTACATTCCCGCCACAGTTACGATCGCTGGGTGTTTTAGAGTTACGGGGACGCACTCTTTGAGTTGGCAAGTCCGAGGGCTACCTAGCGTACCGTTGGATATCACCCGCAGTTTTTGCTCTGGAATCCCACGCCGTACCATAGAGTCTGCCACAGCCTTGCTGACTGCAATGACGCGATCTGCCAAACCCATCAAAACGGCACTACGCTGAAATTCGTTATGCACCGTCGATACGAGAGCGTATTTCGACTGAAATCTCAAAGTACTTGCTAAGACAACTCCCGTCATCATATGGGCATGAACGATGTCGGGGTCAAACTCTTTGACAATGGCTCGATAACCTCTAGCAGCTTCGATCAACTCGATAGGTTTTCTCGTCTGGTCTAGTTTGAAGTGCTTGACACCATGTTGCATGAGTAACTTCTCATAGCCTCCCCCAGCAGAAGCTACACCCACTTTGCAACCAGCCTGTGCTTGCAGACACGCTAAGTCTACTGCTACGTTAACTATGCCGTTACCAGCTTCTAGCACGTGATTCAAAATATGCAGTACGTGCATTTATATCCCTACAATTCCTA
This genomic window contains:
- a CDS encoding glycosyltransferase family 4 protein, which translates into the protein MHVLHILNHVLEAGNGIVNVAVDLACLQAQAGCKVGVASAGGGYEKLLMQHGVKHFKLDQTRKPIELIEAARGYRAIVKEFDPDIVHAHMMTGVVLASTLRFQSKYALVSTVHNEFQRSAVLMGLADRVIAVSKAVADSMVRRGIPEQKLRVISNGTLGSPRTCQLKECVPVTLKHPAIVTVAGMYKRKGIAELIAAFAQIAVDFPTAHLYLVGDGPDRELFEVQARNTPVSDRIHFERFQPQPQRYLMAADIFVLASHRDPSPLVIPEAREAGCAIVATHVDGIPEALDGGKAGILVPVADSHALAAALTQLLNEPPILHAWKDKARQNIERLTATRVHQETLAVYDELAMREDS